The Loxodonta africana isolate mLoxAfr1 chromosome 23, mLoxAfr1.hap2, whole genome shotgun sequence genome has a segment encoding these proteins:
- the LOC100673491 gene encoding heterogeneous nuclear ribonucleoprotein A1-like translates to MSKSESPKEPEQLRKLFIGGLSFETTDESLRSHFEQWGTLTDCVVMRDPNTKRSRGFGFVTYSTVEEVDAAMNARPHKVDGRVVEPKRAVSREDSQRPGAHLTVKKIFVGGIKEDTEEHHLRHYFEQYGKIEVIEIMTDQGSGKKRGFVFVTFDDHDSVDKIVIQKYHTVNGHNCEVRKVLSKQEMASASSSQRGRSGSGNFGGGRGGDFGGNDNFGRGGNFSGRGGFGGSHGGGGYGGSGDGYNGFGNDGGNGGGGVPGYSEGSRDYGSGGQGYGNQGSGYGGSGSYNNGGGGGGFGGGSGSNFGGGGKYNDFGSYNNQSSNFGPMKGGNFGGRSSGPYGDRGQYFAKPRNQGGYGRSSSSSSYGSGRRFS, encoded by the coding sequence ATGTCTAAGTCAGAGTCTCCTAAAGAGCCCGAACAGCTGCGGAAACTCTTCATCGGAGGTTTGAGCTTTGAAACAACGGATGAGAGTTTGAGGAGCCATTTTGAGCAATGGGGGACGCTCACGGACTGTGTGGTAATGAGAGATCCAAACACCAAGCGCTCCAGAGGCTTTGGGTTTGTTACTTACTCTACTGTGGAGGAGGTGGATGCAGCCATGAATGCaaggccacacaaagtagatGGAAGAGTTGTGGAACCAAAGAGGGCTGTCTCACGAGAAGACTCTCAAAGACCAGGTGCCCACTTAACTGTGAAAAAGATCTTTGTTGGTGGCATTAAAGAAGACACTGAAGAACATCATCTAAGACATTATTTTGAGCAGTATGGGAAAATTGAAGTGATTGAAATCATGACGGACCAAGGCAGTGGCAAGAAGAGGGGCTTTGTTTTTGTTACTTTTGATGACCATGACTCTGTAGATAAGATTGTCATTCAGAAATACCATACTGTGAATGGACACAACTGTGAAGTAAGGAAAGTCCTATCAAAGCAAGAGATGGCCAGTGCTTCATCCAGCCAAAGAGGTCGAAGTGGTTCTGGAAACTTTGGTGGCGGCCGTGGAGGTGATTTtggtgggaatgacaactttGGTCGTGGAGGAAACTTCAGTGGGCGTGGTGGCTTTGGTGGCAGCCACGGTGGTGGTGGATATGGAGGCAGTGGGGACGGTTATAACGGATTTGGTAATGATGGTGGTAATGGAGGAGGAGGCGTTCCTGGTTACTCTGAAGGAAGCAGAGACTATGGAAGTGGTGGACAGGGTTATGGAAACCAGGGCAGTGGCTATGGCGGGAGTGGCAGCTATAACAATGGAGGAGGCGGAGGCGGCTTTGGCGGTGGTAGTGGAAGCAATTTTGGAGGTGGTGGAAAGTACAATGATTTTGGCAGTTACAACAATCAGTCTTCAAATTTTGGACCCATGAAGGGAGGAAACTTTGGAGGCAGAAGCTCTGGCCCTTATGGTGATAGAGGTCAATACTTTGCCAAACCACGAAACCAAGGTGGCTATGGCCGTTCAAGCAGCAGCAGTAGCTATGGCAGTGGCAGAAGGTTTTCATGA